One part of the Ochotona princeps isolate mOchPri1 chromosome 3, mOchPri1.hap1, whole genome shotgun sequence genome encodes these proteins:
- the LOC101536100 gene encoding keratin-associated protein 20-1-like, whose amino-acid sequence MIYYSNYYGGLGYGGLGYGYGCGYRGYGGYGYGCCRPSCFGRYWSYGFY is encoded by the coding sequence ATGATCTATTACAGCAACTACTATGGGGGGCTTGGCTATGGTGGGCTTGGCTATGGCTATGGTTGTGGCTATCGTGGTTATGGAGGCTATGGATATGGCTGCTGCCGCCCATCTTGCTTTGGAAGATATTGGTCATATGGATTCTACTGA